CGCACAAGTGGTGCGAGGCGACAATGGAACCGGCGACCTGGCACAGCAATTTGACGGATTATCGTATCGACTTCTTTTTACAGGGACGAACTCCGCCATCCCCGACGACTTCCGCCTGCCGCCTCAATTCCGCGCCTTTGTGGGATCGGGCACCGATCAGGAGATATTCGACGCCGTGGTGAAAGTGGTCACCGCCTACGTCAACGGGCTGCTTTTCTCGCAAACAGAAGACAGTGGAGCCCCCATCCGCTCACCGTTCGATGTCTTCCTAGAAGTCAACGGGCTTCCCCAGCAGCCGAACCCGAACGAAACTGAACTCGATTATAGCCGGCGCTTACGGGCCTTAATCAACGCGCCAGGGTTCAGCCCGCAATTCGTGACGTCCAACCCGAACCGGACGGATGGCCAATTTCAGTTCCATCCCTCGCAGAACTTCGAATTCGGAGCGGCTGAGCTGGCAGGGTTAAAGATGTTTCTGGCAGAGCCGGCGGCGCTTCCCGCTTCACCTGGTGAATTGACTGCGGGGACGATCGGCAACTGTATCAGCTGCCATGCTGCGCCGAACTTCACGGATTTCAAGCTACACAATACCGGCACTGCGCAAAATGAATATGATGCCATTCACGGAGCCAACCAGTTCGCAGGACTATCGATTCCAAACCTGGTGACCCGCAATGGAAACTACAATCAGTTTCTCCCTGCGACCGAGCTCCACCCTGCGGCAGCAGAGCCCTTCCGGGCAATCCCACTTCTGGCAGATCCAGCATTGACCGACCTTGGAGTCTGGAATATTTTTGCCAATCCCGACATGCCTGGCCCCCAGGCAAAAATTCGAACCATCTTATGCGATGACCAACAGCCCTGCCCGCTATCGGACAGTGTCCTGCTCGATCGGGCTATCGCGCGGTTTAGAACCCCCGGTCTTCGGGATCTGAGCCACTCTGCTCCCTACATGCATACGGGACAGTTCGACACATTGGACGACATCATCGGGTTCTATCGAGGAGTCTCCTCGCAAGCCCGTGCGGGGTCACTGCGAAACGGCGCCTCCCAACTCCAAGGCATCGCGCTGACAGCCGGCGATGTCACGTCGCTGGTTGCATTTTTAAAATCGCTGAACGAGGACTACCAATAGGAGCGCTCGAAAGAGCATAGACCGTGCAGCCGGTGACCGACACACCGGCCACGGAGTGGGAGTGCCATCCCACTTCGCAGGCGGGGGCCCTCACGTCCTCCTGAGGCCCTCCGCCCCACCTTATTGAATTGAGTTGTCCGTCCTGATTCGCCCGTCGATCAGGATAGACTAGGCCAAAGGACAGAAAGTCCAGAGCCCATGGTTGTTCAACAGCCATGGGCTTTTGTTTTCATAGGAGTATCCCGTGGAGAGACACACCCAGGAACGACCCGACGGCCATGACATCCGCTGCGCGTGCGGGCAACTCCTGGCGAGATGGACACGTAACGGACTGGAACTCAAGTGCAAGCGCTGCCGACGGCTCCTGCACATACCATTTGAATCGATTGGGGGCAGGCCCCCCTATCGGACGTAGGCGATCGACAGTCATACGCACCCGATGCTTGACGCAGGGTATATAGACCAGAGGATATGAATCCTGAGCCCAACATGACCCAGGCACGGCCCCTACTCGTTGGTCAGGCGGCCTGGCAGGAGCGAAAACACCCTAGAGGTGTCCGATCATCCATGGCAAAACCGGCACACTCGATGATGCTGCCTGACCGTATGAAAACGCTGCTTGCGCAGCTTCGTCGGCATGCTCCGCATGCAGCCGAACAACTCTTGAATGCTCAAACGGAGCGTGAGGTCCGGGATGTGATCTGTCAATTGTTCGACCTCACCTCCGTGCCGACAGACGCACATGACGCCACAGTCACACCGAAGAATCTTCCTCTGCACATCGCGCAATACATTGACCTCAATCTGCCCAAAGGACTGACCCTCAAGACGTTGGCGCAGTTCCTCGGTTATTCGGAGAAATACTGTTCCGACTTCTTTCAATCGACCATGGGGGAGTCTTTTTCTTCCTATCTCAAACATCGTCGACTGGAGAGAGCCACGCTCCTGCTCGCCGCCACAGAGAAAAGCATGGCTGAAATCGCGGCGGCGCTGGGATTCAGCGATCAATTCGCCTTCAGCCATTTCTTCAAACGCGCCACCGGCCAATCGCCGGTTCACTTTCGATTGCAGCACAGTCAGCACCAACACCGTTCCCCCTTACTTTTGCCGGAAGGATCCCGATGACAGGCGCACCGATACGCGATGCCGATGTGTCCGTCCTGACCTTGCCGCGAGACGAAGCCCCTCGCACTCCACGCCCGCCACGGTCATGGCTCAAATGGGTGACGGCAGGAATCGCCGCAGGCTGTTCTCTAACAGCATTATATTGGTATGCACCCCGCTCATCGTCCTTGCCGGAAGTGGACACGGTACCGATGCGTGTCGTTGGCAGACAGACCCTGACCTCACCTCTCACCGCAAGCGGCTACGTGGTGGCACAGCGCCAGGCCTCTGTGGCTTCCAAAGGGACCGGACGCCTCGAATATCTCGGCGTCACAGTCGGAAGCCATGTCAAGACGGGAGACATCATTGCACGAGTCCAGCAAGACGACGTGCAGGCGATCCACAACCAGGTTCGCGCACGCCTGAACGTAGCCAAAGCAGCCTTGGCAAATGCGCAAGCAGAATTACGGGATGCTCAACTGAGCTATACCCGCACCAAAGCTCTGTTGCCGAATCAATTCGTCTCGCAAGCCGAGTTCGATACGGCCTCGACGCGCCTCCGGCGGGCTGAAGCGGCCGTGCGGTCGTCCGCAGCCGCGATTACCGCCGCTGAAGCGGACGTGCAAACCGCCGATGTGATGCTGGAAAACACGCTGATTCGGGCTCCGTTCGAGGGAACAGTCCTCAAGAAGTTCGCCGAGATCGGTGAAGTCGTCGCGCCCATGGCCGGCTCTGCCAGTTCGCGCGGAGCGGTGGTGCTCATCACGGACATGACATCGCTCTCGGTCGAGACCGAGATCTCGGAATCCTCGATCTCTCAGATCGAGCAAGGCCAATCGGCCGATATCACCCTAGATGCAGTGCAAGGCAAGCATTACCCCGCGACGGTCGACCAAATCGTGCCGACTGCCGACCGATCCAAGGGCACAGTGCTGGCGAAAGTTCGCTTCGTCGAGCGTGACGATCGCGTACTCCCGGAAATGAGTGCCAAGGTTTCCTTCACACCGGTCGCTCGATCGAGCGATTCGGCACAACCTCGGCTGTTTGTTCCTTCGTCCGCACTCGTGCAGAAAAACGGCCGACCCGTCCTCTATGTACTCGAAAACGAGACCGCCCGTGAAGTCTCCGTAGAAGAAGTGTCCATGAGCGGTGGAGACAGCGAGGTCCGCGGGATGCTGGCGGCATCGGCACAAGTGATCCTCGCGCCACCGTCATCGCTACAATCGGGCATGAAAGTCCGTCTCCGAATATCCCAGCAAGAGGAGCATCAGCCATGAATCAGCCTGTCGTTGAATTCCAACGTGTCTCCAAATCCTATTTTCGAGAGGAACAAGAGATACCGGTCCTAAAAGATTTCAGCTTGTCCGTTCCACGGGGACAATTTCTTGCCATCATGGGACCGTCTGGATCCGGCAAAACCACGATCCTCAATCTGGTCGCAGGCCTAGACCGTCCCACTCAGGGCACCATCCACGCAGCCGGTCTTGCCGTCTCGCAGCAAGGGGAGTCGGATCTCGCCAGATGGCGGGCCCGGCACATCGGCTTCATATTCCAATTCTACAATCTCATTCCGGTATTAACCGCAGCGGAAAACGTGGAACTGCCGCTACTGCTCAGCACGCTGACACGACGAGAGCGATTCACGCATGTCCAGGCAGCCCTCGGTCTTGTCGGGTTGCATGATCGGGTCCATCATTACCCCCGTCAGTTGTCGGGGGGACAGGAACAGCGAGTCGGGATCGCGCGTGCCATCGTCAGCGACCCCACAATCTTATTGGCGGATGAACCCACCGGCAACCTCGATCGAACCGCAGCCGAAGCCATCATGGCGCTTCTCTCGCGGCTGCATCACGAACTCAACAAGACGATCCTCATGGTGACCCACGATCCACGGGCCGCGGACTATGCCCAGGAGACTCTCCATTTCGACAAAGGAACGGTGACGCGCTCATGACGCTTGGAACATTGATCGTTCGCAATCTCCGGCGGCATTCCCTGCGCGTCGTACTGACGGCACTCGGCATCGCCACCGTCATCCTCGCTTTCAACCTCATCGTCACAACGGTTCGTGCCTGGTACGCGGGCGTCGAGGCCTCAATCCCCAACAGACTGATCGCTCGCCATGCCGCCTCGCTGTCCATTCATCTTCCGCTCGCCTATCGAGACCGTATCGCCACGCTGGATGGAGTGACCGGCGTCACCTACGCCAACTGGTTCGGCGGTGTATACCGTGACGCCAAGGGATTTTTCCCTCAGTTCGCCGTCGAACCGGCTTCGTTTCTGGATCTCCACTCCGAACTGTCGATAACGGACGAAGAGCGCCACGCCTTTCTCAGCGATCGGCGTGGCTGTGTGATCGGCCGTCGGCTGGCGGCGCTGTACGGCTGGAAAGTCGGAGACGTGATCGCGCTCAAGGGCACGATCTATCCCGGAGACTGGGAATTCGTCGTGCGAGGGATATACCGCGGCAACGACAGTGCCACGGATGAAACCTGGATGCTGCTGCGCTGGGATTACATGAACGAACGCCGGCAGCAAATAGACCCCGATCGGGCCGGCACGGTCGGCTGGTACGTCATCCGCATCGCCGATCCGTCCCTTGCCGGGCGTGTGAGCCGGGCGGTGGATGCGGAATTCGGCAATTCCACGGCAGAGACCAGAACGGAAACCGAGCAAGCGTTTCAAGCCGGATTCGTCGCCATGTCCGGGGCCATTATCAGCGCGCTGAAACTTCTGGCGATCGTGCTGAACGGCGTCACGCTGCTGGTGCTCGCCAATACCCTCGTCATGGCGGTGCGCGAGCGCACGAAGGAATTGGCTGTGCTGCGAACGCTCGGCTTTCGGCCAAGCCACCTGGCGGGCTTGGTCACGGGAGAAGCGCTGCTCATTGCAGGGATCGGCTCTGCCCTGGGCATCGCGATCACAATCCCCGCCTCGCACTTCTATGGGGTGCTCGTTGCCGCCAAACTGGGAAACTTCTTCCAACATCTGACATTGCACCTAAGCACACTACTGTTGAGCGCATCGGTCACGCTCTGCATCGCCGTCTGCGCAGCGGTATTCCCCATTCTTGCACTCTTGCGCGATAAGATCGCGGAGGACTTGCATAACGCCGGATAGGATCCTGATCCATGAAACTTCTTTTGGCCTACAGTGTTCGAAACGTCTGGGTGCGGAGCAATACGGCGGCGCTGACCGTAGCCGGGCTGGCACTGGTCAGCTTGATTCTGCTGGCGGTCCTCATGCTGGGAAATGGGTTGAACCGGGCGCTGGTTGAAAGCGGTTCACCGAAGAACGTCCTGCTGCTGCGCAAAGGCGCGACCACGGAAATCTCGAGTGGGATCTACCGCGACCAAGCGCATATCGTGCGCACACTCGCTGACGTCGCACAAGCTACTGGCGGCGCCCCCCTGGCTATTCCTGAATTGGTTGTCTTGATCAGCCTCGCAAAAGATGGAGCCGATACCCCTGCGAATGTCGTCGTCCGAGGCACGCAACCGGAGGCATTCCTCCTGCGGCCACAGGTTCGGCTGAGACAGGGGCGCGCCTGGCAACCAGGCACGACGGAAATCGTCATCGGCGCGCAAGTCGCCAAGCGATTTCTCCGCGACGGCATCGGCTCTCACCTGCGCATAGGAAAACGGGAGTGGCTCGTCGTTGGCATCACGGAGGCTCAGGGAACAGCCTTCGAATCGGAAATCTGGGGAGATGTCGACCAACTCATGTCCACCTATGGACGGGATTCCTATTCGTCCTTAACGCTGCGCCTGCCCGCCCCCTCCGCCTTCCAAGGCATCGAGGACGCGATCGGATCGGACACGCGCCTCCTCCTCCAAGTGAAGCGGGAGCGCGACTACTATCAGGAGAAATCAGTCGCGATGTCGACCTTCATTCGTCTTCTCGGACTTACTTTTACTATCATCTTCGCGTTCGGCGCCATTCTGGGAGGCACCATGACCATGTACGGAGCGGTCGCGTCTCGCACCAGAGAAATCGGCATGCTCCGCGCGTTGGGATTTCCCCGGCGGAAAATACTCGCCGCGTTTCTCCTTGAGTCTCTCATGCTCGGAGCCTTCGCGGGCCTGCTCGCCATCGGGGGAGGCATGGCATTGCAGTTTGTCACACTTTCAACGATGAACTTCAGTACCTTTTCAGAACTCGCATTTCGCCTGACACTGACCCCTGCATCCGCGCTGATCACGATGGGGTTCGCGTTGGGCATCAGCATCGTCGGGGGAATCCCTCCGGCAATTCGAGCCGCCCGTCTTCCTGTAACCGCCGCATTGCGCGCCCCAGGCCGGTAGCGCCTATTCCCTCCCATCCCAGCAACTTCTTTCTCCCTGAGCCACGATTTCAGGAAACAGAACATGCACACCTGGCGACCAGACATGGGCAAGGCAAAACCAAATCATGTATATGATTTTGAGAATTGATATCATCATAGACCGAGGAGCTCGCCCGTCGGTTCACATACAGGAATCCATATATCGCCATGACCGCGCCGACACATCACCCCCGACATCTGTTGCCAGCCTGGGGCTTCTCGTTATCCATTCACGCAATCGTGATGGGCATTGCGATCTCGCTGCTTCACGATCTTCCCAGACCACAGCCTCCTGTGCTGCGCATGGAGTTCCTCTTAACCGATCCCAAGAGTGTGACTGACGCAGCGCCCCCCCAAGACACCGCCACCGAACCGCCCTCCCCCGCAATGCCATCCTCCCCCCGCACGACCAGCACCTCGCCTACGCGCGTGATCGAGCAACGGACTCCCATCGAGTCTTCGATCGTTCAACGGATGGTGAACCCAGTCGCTACGGCTACCGTGGTACAGCGAGAAAAGAATCCGTCGGCCACGATGCACGATTCCACTCCCATAGAAAAGCCTGCGCCAATTGAACAACAGCTTGAAACCCTGCCGCCTGTGACCGAATCCAGCAAGCCTGCCACCATGAATACCGCCGAGGCGATTGAACGCCCGGTCCTGACCGCATTCGCACACGTTACAGCGAGTCCTGCTGCGGAGCCAATTATCAAAAGCCTCCAAGATGGCATGTCGCATTCTTCATTTGCTGCATCCGAGAGCGCTCAGGATACAACTGAGACTACTAAGAGCCTCTTATCGGATTCAGTCAATTCACCTGCTTCATCTCCCATTGACCACGCTCCCTCATCGCAGCCGACGAGCCAATCTTCCGCCACCGCGCCTCAACCAGGGCCTCAGACCGGCAACTCTTCGTCGCCCATGTCACAAATGGATTCAGGTTTACCTGCTACCACTCCGCAACAAACTGTCGTGATGAACCATCCCGCTATCACGCGGACCATTCCATCGAGGCCGGACTATGGATGGCTGAATGAATTACTGAAACGTCGGATCATGAGCCTGCAAGCCTATCCTCGCCTGGCACGCATGCAGGGATGGGAAGGTGTCGTCGTCGTCAAGGCCAGGATCAAGAGCGACGGCAGCTTGCTCGACGCGGTCGTCACGGAAAGCTCGGGATACGCCTCCTTAGATGAAGACGCACTGAAGCTTATGCAGCGC
The sequence above is a segment of the Nitrospirota bacterium genome. Coding sequences within it:
- a CDS encoding efflux RND transporter periplasmic adaptor subunit, with translation MTGAPIRDADVSVLTLPRDEAPRTPRPPRSWLKWVTAGIAAGCSLTALYWYAPRSSSLPEVDTVPMRVVGRQTLTSPLTASGYVVAQRQASVASKGTGRLEYLGVTVGSHVKTGDIIARVQQDDVQAIHNQVRARLNVAKAALANAQAELRDAQLSYTRTKALLPNQFVSQAEFDTASTRLRRAEAAVRSSAAAITAAEADVQTADVMLENTLIRAPFEGTVLKKFAEIGEVVAPMAGSASSRGAVVLITDMTSLSVETEISESSISQIEQGQSADITLDAVQGKHYPATVDQIVPTADRSKGTVLAKVRFVERDDRVLPEMSAKVSFTPVARSSDSAQPRLFVPSSALVQKNGRPVLYVLENETAREVSVEEVSMSGGDSEVRGMLAASAQVILAPPSSLQSGMKVRLRISQQEEHQP
- a CDS encoding TonB family protein, translating into MTAPTHHPRHLLPAWGFSLSIHAIVMGIAISLLHDLPRPQPPVLRMEFLLTDPKSVTDAAPPQDTATEPPSPAMPSSPRTTSTSPTRVIEQRTPIESSIVQRMVNPVATATVVQREKNPSATMHDSTPIEKPAPIEQQLETLPPVTESSKPATMNTAEAIERPVLTAFAHVTASPAAEPIIKSLQDGMSHSSFAASESAQDTTETTKSLLSDSVNSPASSPIDHAPSSQPTSQSSATAPQPGPQTGNSSSPMSQMDSGLPATTPQQTVVMNHPAITRTIPSRPDYGWLNELLKRRIMSLQAYPRLARMQGWEGVVVVKARIKSDGSLLDAVVTESSGYASLDEDALKLMQRACPIRLQQDLGQSQIDVLIPIHYRLER
- a CDS encoding ABC transporter ATP-binding protein, encoding MNQPVVEFQRVSKSYFREEQEIPVLKDFSLSVPRGQFLAIMGPSGSGKTTILNLVAGLDRPTQGTIHAAGLAVSQQGESDLARWRARHIGFIFQFYNLIPVLTAAENVELPLLLSTLTRRERFTHVQAALGLVGLHDRVHHYPRQLSGGQEQRVGIARAIVSDPTILLADEPTGNLDRTAAEAIMALLSRLHHELNKTILMVTHDPRAADYAQETLHFDKGTVTRS
- a CDS encoding AraC family transcriptional regulator, which produces MKTLLAQLRRHAPHAAEQLLNAQTEREVRDVICQLFDLTSVPTDAHDATVTPKNLPLHIAQYIDLNLPKGLTLKTLAQFLGYSEKYCSDFFQSTMGESFSSYLKHRRLERATLLLAATEKSMAEIAAALGFSDQFAFSHFFKRATGQSPVHFRLQHSQHQHRSPLLLPEGSR
- a CDS encoding ABC transporter permease; translation: MKLLLAYSVRNVWVRSNTAALTVAGLALVSLILLAVLMLGNGLNRALVESGSPKNVLLLRKGATTEISSGIYRDQAHIVRTLADVAQATGGAPLAIPELVVLISLAKDGADTPANVVVRGTQPEAFLLRPQVRLRQGRAWQPGTTEIVIGAQVAKRFLRDGIGSHLRIGKREWLVVGITEAQGTAFESEIWGDVDQLMSTYGRDSYSSLTLRLPAPSAFQGIEDAIGSDTRLLLQVKRERDYYQEKSVAMSTFIRLLGLTFTIIFAFGAILGGTMTMYGAVASRTREIGMLRALGFPRRKILAAFLLESLMLGAFAGLLAIGGGMALQFVTLSTMNFSTFSELAFRLTLTPASALITMGFALGISIVGGIPPAIRAARLPVTAALRAPGR
- a CDS encoding FtsX-like permease family protein — translated: MTLGTLIVRNLRRHSLRVVLTALGIATVILAFNLIVTTVRAWYAGVEASIPNRLIARHAASLSIHLPLAYRDRIATLDGVTGVTYANWFGGVYRDAKGFFPQFAVEPASFLDLHSELSITDEERHAFLSDRRGCVIGRRLAALYGWKVGDVIALKGTIYPGDWEFVVRGIYRGNDSATDETWMLLRWDYMNERRQQIDPDRAGTVGWYVIRIADPSLAGRVSRAVDAEFGNSTAETRTETEQAFQAGFVAMSGAIISALKLLAIVLNGVTLLVLANTLVMAVRERTKELAVLRTLGFRPSHLAGLVTGEALLIAGIGSALGIAITIPASHFYGVLVAAKLGNFFQHLTLHLSTLLLSASVTLCIAVCAAVFPILALLRDKIAEDLHNAG